Proteins co-encoded in one Malus domestica chromosome 09, GDT2T_hap1 genomic window:
- the LOC103442133 gene encoding mitochondrial import receptor subunit TOM20-like, translating into MDLQHNDFDRILFFEHARKISEATYIKNPLDADNLTRWAGALLELSQFQNVLESKKMTQDAISKLEEALKINPRKHDALWCLGNAQTARGFFTPDQKEARVYFQKASQCFQKALDEEPGNDLYRKSLEVAAKAPQLHLDLHKHGLGQLGMEAAAGAGTGPSTSIGGKTTKKNKNSDLKYDIFGWIILGVGIFAWLRYAKSHMPPPPLPQ; encoded by the exons ATGGATTTGCAGCACAACGACTTCGATCGCATTCTTTTCTTCGAACACGCCCGCAAGATCTCCGAAGCCACCTACATTAAGAACCCTCTCGATGCCGAT AACTTGACGAGGTGGGCTGGAGCTCTGCTGGAGCTTTCCCAGTTTCAGAATGTTTTGGAATCAAAGAAGATGACTCAAG ATGCTATTTCGAAGCTGGAGGAGGCACTGAAGATTAATCCTAGGAAACATGATGCTCTGTGGTGCCTGGGAAATGCTCAAACTGCTCGCGGATTTTTTACTCCGGACCAGAAAGAGGCAAGGGTTTATTTCCAAAAGGCGTCTCAGTGTTTCCAGAAGGCTCTCGATGAG GAGCCGGGAAATGATCTGTATCGGAAGTCTTTGGAAGTGGCTGCTAAG GCCCCGCAACTGCACTTGGATCTACACAAGCATGGTTTGGGTCAACTGGGGATGGAGGCTGCTGCTGGAGCAGGAACTGGACCTTCTACTTCAATTGGTGGAAAG actacaaagaaaaacaagaacagCGATCTCAAGTATGACATATTTGGTTGGATAATCCTTGGTGTCGGAATTTTTGCTTGGCTCAGATATGCGAAGTCCCATATGCCTCCTCCTCCGCTTCCGCAGTGA